GATGTCGCTGTAACTGACCTGGTACTTATTTTAGCAGATATACGGGATATTAAGGATAATCAGCTGCCAAGCACATCAACTGAGATTTTTTTTGTTCCCTGTGGGACTGCTGTTGAATTATACGGCACTACACTGCATTTTGCCCCCTGTAAAGTATCAGATAAGGGTTTTAAGAGTATAATAGTACTTCCTGCCGGTACCAACCAGCCCCTCCTTTCTATTCCATCCCCCCTATGTGAAGAGGATAAGCTTTTATGGATGCAGAATAAATGGCTGATTGCCCATGAGGAGAGTATTCCGGCATCTAAGGGAGCATGTGCAGGAATAACAGGTGAGAATATTGAAATAAATTATAAATAATTCTAAGGTAACATAATCTAAGGAAAAGAAGTGGTAACTATGGATCAATCTGTAAATGGAATTAACATGCTGGGAGTTAAGATAAAAAACAGGAGTTCAATCTTATATTTGATTTACCGTTCAGGCGGAATCTCCAGAAAGGAGATAGCCAATAAACTTAATTTGACTCCGGCTGCTATTACACTGATTACAACTGACCTGATCAATGAAGGAATTCTTGTTGAATCGGCGGTGGAACAAAATAACAATCGCAAGGGACGTAAGGAAATCCTTTTAGATATAAACAGAAAAAAATATGCAACTATTGGTATCTATATCAGCACAAATAAATTTCAGATCCTATGTATGGACTTAAACAATACGGTTATTTTTGAAGATACAGTGTTTACGGCAGATTGTCATAAGAAATCTTCAGCCATATTGGATAAGGTGTGTGCAATTTTGGAGCATAACCTTATTTATTATGATATAGTCAGAACGAGAACTATTCTGGGTGTCGGTGTAAGTGTTAAGGGTATTGTGAATTCCAGAGCCGGAGTAAGTATTAATTCTTATAACGTCTGGGAGGATAATGTTAATGTTGTTGAATATATTCAGAAAAGAATGAAAGTTCCCGCAATGTTAACAAACAACATTTGTTCCCTGGCACATGGAGAAAGTTTTTTTGCCAATATGGAGCATCCTAAGGATATGCTGTTTATAAAATATGGCCCCGGTGTAGGAGCAGCCAGAGTATTCTATCAGGATACGTTAAGCGTATATGATTTTAATGCCATCCAACTGGGTCATACTATTGCAGACCCCAACGGTGCAATCTGTGAGTGCGGCAATAGAGGATGTCTTGAAACAATCGCCGGATATGATGCTATTGAAAGAAATGCCGCAAATATATTATCAAGCAAGCTGACGCCATATCTATTCTCATACACAGACGGAAACTCAGAAAATATAAATATCAAGAATATTATAAAAGCATACAATGATGGAGATAAATTGATAGAGGATATCCTGGACAGGTCTATTTATTTTCTGTCTATTGCAATAAAAAATTCAATGTGCTTGTTTGATCCCAAATCAATAATTTTGTACGGTGAACTTTTCGAGAACGAGAAATTCCGAAAAAATCTGTATATACATTTGTCTAATTACTCAGGTTATGAAAAGGTAACCTTCAGTAATTTCAATCTGCAACTGGAAACTCAGGGGCCTGCTTCGACGATAATAAACTATTTCTTTGAAAACGGCGGCTTAATAGATACAAAGGATTAATTTATATTCTACAAAAAGGGGCGTTGCAAAATTAGTTTTTACCTTTTTTTATCTGTATGCGAGTATAAATTGTATCAATGGTTTTATACGGGAGTACCGGTATTAAAACAGAAAAACTACCTGTATTGCAGCCGCCCCTTACTATTTTTATGACAAAAAAGGACTGATTCACAGTGAATATAGTTTATTCATTGTACATCAGTCCTTTTTATTTAAAAAACGAGGTTAATCCATCTTTCAATTTAGCTTTTTTTGCATTTCAGCTTTTTTCTTTTGTTCAAGCAATATCCCAAACGCTCCTGCCAAAACTATGGCCATTCCAATATATTGACCCAACACCATAACATCTCCAAAAAGGAGAAAGGCTACTATTGTTGCAACAATCGGCATTAAAAGCAGGAATACCTTAACAATCCAAACAGGGAAACGTCTAAGGTTATAATAATATACAATATAGATAAGAGTCTGCCCCAACCCTGCGGCCATTACCGCCACCAATAACGGTCTGTTTTCAGCCAACAAGCTGAGTTGTCCCATGGTACCCATAAAAACTGACGTACCAATAAACATAATCATAGTAATAAAATTATTATAAAAAGCTACTACATTATCCGCCGCAGGATTCTTCTTGTCCAACTGAACGCT
This region of Clostridium sp. BNL1100 genomic DNA includes:
- a CDS encoding ROK family transcriptional regulator — translated: MDQSVNGINMLGVKIKNRSSILYLIYRSGGISRKEIANKLNLTPAAITLITTDLINEGILVESAVEQNNNRKGRKEILLDINRKKYATIGIYISTNKFQILCMDLNNTVIFEDTVFTADCHKKSSAILDKVCAILEHNLIYYDIVRTRTILGVGVSVKGIVNSRAGVSINSYNVWEDNVNVVEYIQKRMKVPAMLTNNICSLAHGESFFANMEHPKDMLFIKYGPGVGAARVFYQDTLSVYDFNAIQLGHTIADPNGAICECGNRGCLETIAGYDAIERNAANILSSKLTPYLFSYTDGNSENINIKNIIKAYNDGDKLIEDILDRSIYFLSIAIKNSMCLFDPKSIILYGELFENEKFRKNLYIHLSNYSGYEKVTFSNFNLQLETQGPASTIINYFFENGGLIDTKD
- a CDS encoding DUF4867 family protein, yielding MINYLKQLNPTLQIKSILDESFLRYGKVLDQYDFSECIEIMKTKVIPDSGNVYVACDDELMSTAIEKELSNIFYGNMPIQIGYCNGNSSKLNALEYHKGSEIDVAVTDLVLILADIRDIKDNQLPSTSTEIFFVPCGTAVELYGTTLHFAPCKVSDKGFKSIIVLPAGTNQPLLSIPSPLCEEDKLLWMQNKWLIAHEESIPASKGACAGITGENIEINYK